The Leptospira fletcheri genome includes a region encoding these proteins:
- a CDS encoding UDP-3-O-acyl-N-acetylglucosamine deacetylase, which produces MQTFALGSVGRRSVSERYGRRFPLSDTELSTEFEIIRDSSRLDRLREARSKEILFLPDHFLGMPPVSNRDFSYTVEREFILEGKATFENRNSRVTIRPATDPKRSSFSWKGNRFPLHPSYCIKGNHNIQLGEVKIIEHPLAWMLAYGVYADLETTESSFPTFDNCDLPYSDGLKDNFRKLEKRKPIFPSSPFAMEWEKGYCILEPPTNSKDSDELILDHQVSYPGTSVGNSRIQVTFGPETFSYFCDARTTAFRTKPEAEKFHQIGLAGGLKDYPFTLENVLLLDEDRIYNSREKFQDSKTGKNFEFLCHELIDICAWLRFVEEEYSGRFVGRMTTYLFDHHKQIDISRFACDPERLAEFDLQILG; this is translated from the coding sequence ATGCAAACTTTCGCATTAGGGTCCGTCGGAAGGCGGAGCGTTTCCGAAAGATACGGAAGGAGGTTCCCTTTGTCCGATACCGAACTTTCGACGGAATTCGAGATCATCCGCGATTCTTCCAGGTTGGACCGTTTGCGCGAAGCACGGTCGAAGGAGATCCTTTTTTTGCCCGATCATTTTCTAGGAATGCCTCCGGTCTCGAACCGGGATTTTTCCTATACAGTCGAAAGGGAATTTATTCTGGAAGGGAAGGCGACCTTCGAAAACAGGAATAGCCGGGTTACCATTCGTCCGGCAACGGATCCGAAAAGGTCCTCTTTTTCCTGGAAGGGGAACCGATTTCCCTTGCACCCTTCCTATTGTATCAAAGGAAATCATAATATTCAATTGGGAGAAGTGAAGATCATCGAGCATCCTCTGGCGTGGATGTTGGCTTACGGTGTCTATGCGGATCTAGAAACCACCGAGTCGAGTTTTCCGACCTTCGACAACTGCGATCTTCCGTATTCCGACGGTTTAAAGGACAATTTTCGAAAATTGGAAAAGAGGAAACCGATTTTTCCCTCTTCTCCTTTTGCGATGGAATGGGAAAAAGGATATTGTATCTTGGAACCTCCTACGAATTCCAAGGATTCCGACGAGTTGATTTTGGACCACCAGGTTTCTTATCCCGGAACTTCCGTCGGAAATTCGAGAATACAGGTAACGTTCGGTCCGGAAACGTTCTCTTATTTCTGCGATGCTCGAACGACTGCGTTCCGAACCAAACCAGAGGCGGAAAAGTTCCACCAAATCGGTCTGGCCGGAGGTTTGAAGGACTATCCGTTTACTCTGGAGAACGTACTTCTGTTGGACGAGGATAGAATCTATAATTCTAGGGAAAAATTTCAGGATTCGAAAACGGGTAAGAACTTCGAGTTTCTCTGTCACGAGTTGATCGACATTTGCGCTTGGCTCAGGTTCGTCGAAGAAGAATATTCGGGAAGATTTGTGGGAAGGATGACCACGTATTTGTTCGACCATCACAAGCAGATCGACATCTCTCGCTTCGCCTGCGATCCGGAACGTTTGGCGGAATTCGATTTGCAAATTCTCGGATAG
- a CDS encoding DUF4416 family protein, translated as MKQRQTVKQRKPLPASFFLVISFEDEECYYKLKEKAEEIFSQTLYESQALPKWSHEFANFLDSPLGRHTRILSFKRRISREELPSLQKECSKTQDRLRKTDPSFRIFPGYLTPYNLVLASVEEDLHRVYLFHGVFAEIVYTYQGQKWVCQPSAPNFFKSPEVLYFFTNLRESYVLSLEKR; from the coding sequence GTGAAACAAAGACAAACCGTCAAGCAGCGCAAGCCCCTCCCCGCTTCCTTTTTCCTAGTGATTTCTTTCGAAGACGAGGAGTGCTATTATAAACTGAAAGAAAAGGCGGAAGAGATCTTTTCCCAGACTCTCTACGAATCCCAAGCGCTCCCGAAGTGGAGTCACGAGTTCGCGAACTTTTTGGATTCTCCCTTGGGACGTCACACTCGGATCCTTTCGTTCAAACGCAGAATTTCGAGAGAGGAGCTTCCGAGTCTGCAAAAGGAATGCTCCAAGACCCAGGATAGACTGAGGAAAACCGATCCGTCCTTCCGCATTTTTCCGGGGTATCTTACCCCCTACAATCTCGTACTAGCTTCCGTAGAAGAGGACCTCCATAGAGTGTATCTCTTCCACGGAGTCTTTGCCGAAATCGTTTATACGTACCAGGGTCAGAAATGGGTTTGCCAACCCTCGGCTCCGAATTTCTTTAAGTCACCGGAAGTACTGTACTTTTTTACAAATCTGAGAGAATCCTATGTTTTATCCCTCGAAAAGCGTTAA
- a CDS encoding TIGR04452 family lipoprotein, which produces MKKNHLDEFEMRKKAFFLSNLFCVLLVNCAVLDPIGFTYDRVKGDVASNEIQNAAITTDLVNSAILSGKATVSILSVIAGDVAGIDPTKYYKKSVVDQCVSDIKGFKGYLIGSTLTIVTSCQKIEADGLIY; this is translated from the coding sequence ATGAAAAAAAATCATCTGGATGAATTTGAAATGAGGAAAAAAGCGTTCTTTCTCTCGAATCTTTTCTGTGTGCTTCTCGTAAATTGCGCGGTCTTGGATCCGATCGGTTTCACGTACGATAGGGTCAAAGGAGATGTGGCATCCAATGAAATCCAAAATGCGGCCATTACGACCGACCTTGTCAATTCGGCCATTCTTTCCGGCAAGGCAACCGTCTCTATTCTTTCCGTGATTGCAGGGGATGTTGCCGGAATCGATCCGACGAAGTACTATAAAAAGTCCGTTGTAGACCAATGCGTAAGCGATATCAAAGGATTTAAAGGATACCTGATCGGTTCCACTTTGACGATCGTAACTTCCTGTCAAAAAATCGAAGCGGACGGTTTGATTTACTAA
- a CDS encoding FtsB family cell division protein → MGSKLANRLFLGLVFLSGLFYFTILGESGLVVRSTLETNLSELRLDVERLEYENRQLEERQKLLRDDKVALEREARRYYLLSENAHIIKFKEAEPRSENRPVLASRLIALRAGKDLPVPPIQLIRFFYVSFVAFVCIGVFRKLRKKKLEQRSA, encoded by the coding sequence ATGGGCTCGAAACTCGCGAACAGGCTTTTCCTAGGATTGGTTTTTCTCTCAGGACTCTTCTATTTTACGATCCTGGGAGAATCCGGCCTGGTCGTGAGGTCCACTCTCGAAACCAACCTCTCCGAACTGCGCCTGGATGTGGAAAGGTTGGAATACGAAAACCGCCAATTGGAAGAAAGGCAAAAACTGTTACGGGACGACAAGGTCGCCTTGGAAAGAGAAGCCAGGAGATATTACCTCTTATCCGAAAATGCCCATATTATCAAATTCAAGGAAGCCGAACCTAGGTCGGAAAACCGGCCGGTTCTGGCCTCTCGTTTGATCGCCCTCCGCGCGGGAAAGGATCTGCCCGTCCCTCCTATCCAATTGATCCGCTTTTTTTACGTATCCTTTGTCGCGTTCGTATGTATTGGTGTTTTCAGAAAATTGCGTAAGAAGAAACTGGAACAACGAAGCGCTTAA
- a CDS encoding ClpP family protease produces the protein MSETEKITEVFEELTGSKISRKLIDHRKIFLWGPVTDESAKDIVGKLLFLEMADPGKDITFYINSPGGVVTSGLTIYDTIKMISSPVHTVCMGLAASMGSVLLAAGVKGKRSIWPNGKVMIHQPSIGGQIVAPASDLKIQAEEILKTRARLNQILADACGHPVSKLEEDTDRDYYMDADEAIQYGIVDTLATKIEFPKSNS, from the coding sequence ATGTCTGAGACCGAGAAAATTACGGAAGTTTTCGAAGAACTTACCGGAAGCAAAATTTCCAGGAAGCTGATCGACCATAGAAAAATATTTCTTTGGGGACCTGTGACGGACGAATCCGCAAAGGATATCGTGGGCAAACTCCTCTTTCTAGAAATGGCGGACCCCGGAAAAGATATTACGTTTTATATTAACAGCCCCGGAGGAGTCGTGACTTCCGGACTTACGATTTATGATACGATCAAAATGATCAGTTCTCCCGTACACACCGTTTGTATGGGATTGGCGGCATCCATGGGATCCGTTCTACTTGCAGCAGGAGTCAAGGGCAAACGTTCCATTTGGCCCAACGGAAAAGTGATGATCCACCAGCCTTCCATCGGAGGTCAGATCGTAGCCCCCGCTTCGGATCTGAAAATCCAGGCCGAAGAAATCCTCAAAACCAGAGCAAGGTTGAACCAAATCCTAGCCGATGCTTGCGGTCACCCCGTCTCCAAACTGGAGGAGGATACGGACAGGGATTATTATATGGATGCGGACGAAGCGATCCAATACGGCATCGTGGACACCCTCGCCACTAAAATAGAATTCCCGAAATCGAATTCGTAA
- the lcpA gene encoding complement regulator-acquiring protein LcpA yields the protein MFYPSKSVNPFILLFAAILGACEPTALQIGSVELCDYFTRNGNCEEPVAKNKKYQVKIPNNKRPQTWEDLANYLYFHARETPGFVIRANRNFTPEERKRLKESYFAMYDFAGERGKMEGLEIGENWIGSFNYLGSMIKEKLKKENRLKQYPYESGLFPADLEFSWSSALFSGALKTRIDFVYNVLPPETK from the coding sequence ATGTTTTATCCCTCGAAAAGCGTTAATCCTTTTATCCTCCTCTTTGCTGCCATTCTTGGCGCTTGCGAACCTACTGCTCTTCAGATCGGTTCCGTGGAACTTTGCGATTACTTTACGAGAAACGGGAACTGCGAGGAACCCGTCGCAAAAAATAAGAAATACCAAGTGAAGATTCCCAATAACAAAAGACCTCAGACATGGGAAGACTTGGCGAATTACCTGTACTTTCATGCAAGGGAGACTCCCGGTTTCGTGATCCGCGCAAATCGGAACTTCACACCGGAGGAAAGGAAACGTCTGAAAGAATCCTATTTTGCCATGTACGATTTCGCGGGGGAACGGGGCAAAATGGAAGGCTTGGAAATCGGCGAGAACTGGATAGGATCCTTCAACTATCTCGGATCCATGATTAAGGAAAAACTAAAAAAGGAAAATCGACTGAAGCAATACCCTTACGAATCCGGTTTGTTTCCTGCGGACCTGGAATTCAGTTGGTCCTCCGCACTTTTCTCCGGCGCTCTTAAGACCAGGATCGATTTCGTTTATAACGTGCTTCCACCCGAAACGAAATAA
- the eno gene encoding phosphopyruvate hydratase: protein MLKSSKISGITAREIMDSRGNPTVEVDVKLEDGSFGRAAVPSGASTGEYEAVELRDGDKSRYGGKGVLKAVDHVNLKIKELLLGEDALDQNRIDALMLDKDGTKNKSKLGANAILGTSLAVAKAAASHTRLPLYRYIGGNFARELPVPMMNILNGGAHADNNVDFQEFMILPIGVSSFREALRVGAEIFHSLKSVLKSKKLNTAVGDEGGFAPDLASNVEGLEVILEAVEKAGYKPEKDILLGLDAASSEFYDKSKKKYVLGGEGNKEFTGAELVEYYSNLAAKYPIITIEDGLDENDWDSWKILSQKLGKKVQLVGDDLFVTNIEKLSKGISSGVGNSILIKVNQIGSLSETLASIDMAKKAKYTNVISHRSGETEDVTISHIAVGTNAGQIKTGSLSRTDRIAKYNELLRIEEELGNSAVYKGRETFYNL from the coding sequence ATGCTCAAATCTTCCAAAATCTCCGGAATTACAGCCCGAGAAATCATGGACTCTCGTGGAAATCCGACGGTAGAAGTGGATGTAAAATTAGAAGACGGGTCTTTCGGTAGGGCTGCCGTTCCCTCCGGCGCCTCTACGGGCGAATACGAAGCGGTGGAACTTAGAGACGGAGACAAATCCAGATACGGCGGTAAGGGAGTTCTCAAAGCCGTAGATCATGTGAATTTGAAAATCAAAGAATTGTTGTTAGGGGAAGACGCTCTCGACCAAAATAGGATCGATGCGCTCATGCTGGACAAAGACGGAACCAAGAATAAATCCAAATTAGGCGCCAACGCTATTTTAGGAACCTCCTTGGCCGTCGCCAAAGCCGCCGCCTCCCATACCCGCCTCCCTTTGTACAGATATATCGGAGGAAACTTCGCTAGAGAACTTCCAGTCCCCATGATGAACATCCTGAACGGCGGTGCTCACGCCGACAACAACGTGGATTTTCAGGAATTCATGATCCTCCCGATAGGAGTATCCAGTTTTCGGGAAGCCCTTCGGGTTGGAGCGGAAATATTCCATAGCCTGAAATCGGTACTCAAATCCAAAAAACTGAACACTGCGGTCGGAGACGAAGGCGGATTCGCTCCGGACCTCGCCAGTAATGTGGAAGGGTTGGAAGTCATTCTAGAAGCCGTCGAAAAAGCGGGATACAAGCCCGAAAAGGACATCCTTTTGGGCCTGGACGCTGCCTCTTCCGAATTCTACGATAAATCCAAGAAAAAATACGTGCTCGGCGGAGAAGGAAATAAGGAATTTACCGGCGCAGAATTAGTGGAATACTATTCAAATCTTGCCGCGAAGTATCCGATCATTACTATCGAGGACGGTCTGGACGAAAACGATTGGGACAGCTGGAAAATCCTGAGCCAAAAACTGGGGAAAAAAGTCCAATTGGTCGGAGACGATCTCTTCGTCACGAACATAGAAAAACTCTCCAAGGGGATTTCCTCCGGAGTCGGGAATTCGATCCTGATTAAGGTGAACCAAATCGGATCCTTGTCCGAAACTCTGGCCTCCATCGACATGGCCAAAAAGGCGAAGTACACGAATGTGATCAGTCATAGATCGGGAGAAACCGAAGACGTTACGATTTCGCATATCGCGGTCGGAACGAACGCAGGCCAGATCAAAACGGGATCCTTGTCCCGGACGGATCGGATCGCAAAATACAACGAACTCCTCAGGATAGAAGAGGAACTCGGAAATTCTGCGGTATACAAAGGAAGGGAGACCTTTTATAATCTATAA
- a CDS encoding YheT family hydrolase: MDHPPFRPKRFVSGKHAQTIYNTFFPPANRLRTEYFCEDVLLTVRDDSQDILWLEHNPPVSSYGKKGPKWNGAYIVMLHGMEGDSESPYLVSLAQGALNRGYGTVRVNLRNCGRGRGFAKHSYYAGQSEDLEDVLDYVRESVCSKVFVSGFSLSANLILKFFGERTDRPAKAFSAVSPPFDLAKNCAFIDSARGRFYREHFLNSFRRKIKEGVVQLAPEIGANLANVRSFFDFDDLITAPTFGYRSALDYYKINSCKDYIASIRHPGILVHAEDDPVVPLFEWDSVPWEKLPHLKVLLTKQGGHVGFVADSSPEVPDGHWVTKILLDYFDSKL, translated from the coding sequence ATGGATCATCCTCCGTTTCGACCAAAGCGCTTCGTTTCCGGTAAACACGCTCAAACCATCTACAATACCTTTTTTCCGCCCGCAAATCGGCTGCGAACCGAATATTTCTGCGAGGATGTCCTTCTTACGGTTCGGGACGATTCCCAAGACATCCTTTGGTTGGAACACAATCCCCCCGTTTCCAGCTATGGAAAGAAAGGGCCTAAGTGGAACGGTGCGTATATAGTCATGCTCCACGGAATGGAAGGAGATTCGGAAAGCCCTTACCTGGTTTCTCTGGCGCAAGGAGCGCTAAATAGAGGATACGGAACCGTTCGAGTGAACCTTAGAAATTGCGGAAGAGGAAGAGGCTTCGCAAAACATTCGTATTACGCCGGTCAATCGGAGGACCTGGAAGACGTATTGGACTATGTCCGAGAGTCCGTCTGCAGCAAGGTTTTCGTATCCGGCTTTTCTCTTTCCGCCAATCTGATTTTAAAATTTTTCGGAGAAAGAACGGATCGCCCGGCGAAAGCCTTCTCCGCGGTTTCCCCTCCTTTCGATCTGGCCAAAAACTGCGCGTTTATCGATTCCGCCAGGGGAAGATTTTATCGGGAACATTTTCTGAACAGCTTCCGCCGCAAAATCAAAGAGGGAGTCGTGCAATTGGCTCCGGAGATCGGAGCGAATCTAGCGAACGTGCGGTCCTTCTTCGATTTCGACGATTTAATCACTGCCCCCACGTTCGGCTACAGGAGTGCATTAGATTATTATAAGATAAATTCCTGTAAGGATTACATAGCCTCCATCCGACATCCCGGGATTCTGGTACATGCGGAGGACGATCCTGTCGTTCCCCTCTTCGAATGGGATTCCGTGCCTTGGGAAAAGCTTCCACATCTCAAGGTTCTACTGACCAAACAGGGAGGGCACGTGGGGTTCGTCGCCGATTCCAGCCCGGAGGTTCCCGACGGTCATTGGGTCACGAAAATTCTGCTGGATTATTTCGATTCCAAATTATAG